CCGGTCCACGTCCGTTCGTACTCGACGACGTGTTGGTACGTGGTCGTGTGCTGACCGACGACGCTGGCCCGCATCGCCCCCGGCGCGTACTCGTCCTCCACGTCCTGTTCGAGGTACAGCGACGAGAGCGTCTCGTCGACGCGTTCGTGTTCGTAGACGGCGACGCCGTAGGAGGCGGTGACGAGGAGGCAGACGACGAGGAGGGTGGCGGACTCCCGACCGACGAGACGGCGACGCTCGCCGCGGAACAGCCCCCACTCCCCGCTGAACCGCGCGACGAACGCGAGGGCCGCCACGCCGTTCAGGAGGGCGAGGACGAAGATGGTGGGGATGAGACCGAGTCGCGGGTAGAGGACGCGCGCGTAGACGACGGCGCCGAACAGGCCGCCGACGTAGTCCATCGCGAGGACGAGCGACAGTCCGCTCCGGCGCTCCGTCGTGCGTTCGACGTGCCAGAACACGCCCATGACGCGGACGACGCCCCCGTGAAGCAGATTCGTCGCGCGCGACGCCCACGCGGGGACGAGGGCGTCGGTGTCGCCCTCCTCGTCCTCGACCATCCGCGTCAGCAGGGGCAACTCGAACCCCGAGAGGAGGCCGACGACGACGACGGGCGACCGGGCGACGACCCAGAGGAGTTCCGACGGCACCGCCTGCGGGATGCGGACGCTGTTGAGGGCGACGACGAGGAGGAAGCCCGCCGGCGCGAGGACGGCCAGGTACACCTCGGTCCGGAAGAGGTTCGACGGTCGGTCGCCCGACAGGTCGTCCGAGAGGGCGGCGCCGACGCCGAGGCTGAAGAAGTAGAGGCCGACGGTGATGACGTACTGCGTGACCGTGCCGCCGTACATCACCGTCAGGAGTTCGGAGTAGACGAACTCGTACGCGAAGCTACAGAAGGAGACGACGAACGTCACCCCGAGGAGGGTGAGCGTCTTCGTCCGCGCTGTCACCTGCGACATGGTTCGAGGGCGGGGAGAGCGGTCATCGGTCGTGTGGGACGGGCGGTGGTCGTCACGGTGGCCGAGCGGTCAGACCCGCGGAGATACTTTCCACGTCTCCTCGATGTCGTACGCCTCGCTGCCGAACTGATCGTCGACTCGGACGTCGAGGCAGGCCCACCCGAAGTCGTGGTTCACGTTCTGCCCGTTCAGCTTCGTCCCCACGCGGTACCAGCCCTCTCGCGGCACGTCGAACCGCTCGACGCCGCCCGGGTCGGCGACCGTCTCGTCCCACGGCACCGGACCGGGGCCGGGCGGGTCGTCGGTGAACGCGGCGTTCGACCCGAGGTAGGCGAACCCGAGCGTTCCGGCGGCGGCGGCGTACCGCGTCACCTCGTCGCGGTGGTTCTCGTACCAGTCGTCGTCGTCGTCGTCGCCGTGGTAGTGCGCGTAGCCGTGGTGAGTTCGCGGGGCGCTACTGTACCCGCCCGTCCCGCGACCGGTTGCTCCACTGCCGCCGCCGCGGCCGCCGCCTTTCTGCGCGCTGGCGACGCCCACGGGACTGAGGGCGGCGAGGAGCGACGCCGGTGCGTCGAGCGACCCGGACGACCCGGATTCGAAGCGGGACATCACCCACGGGTCGTCGGCCACGTCGGCCACGAGCGTCTGGCTCTGGTCTCCCAAGGACACGTCGGAGATGGCGTTGGACCGTCTGGGCGGCGGCGTCGAGTCGCCGAGGCACCCGGCGACGGCGGCGACTGCGGCCGCGCCGGATGCCTGGAGGAGGCGGCGTCGTCTCATTTCGTCCCCGATAACGGAGTAGGGTGTTATATGTCTTGTTGACTGGCCGAACTCTCCGATTTTACTTCGTATCCGCCGGTGGGCGGAACGCGCTCGCCGTCGCTCGCACCGGTCGGACTGGCGGACGGTCCGGGCGACCCGTCAGCGGTCGGTTCGGCCCGCGAAGACGACTCCTCGCACCGACCGCACTCGGCCGAGGGCGGACCACCCGCCGTGGACGGCGACGCGGACTCCGTAGCCGACGGCGACGAGGGCGAGGAACGACGCCACCGACCCGGCGAGGATAGCCGGCACCTCCGCGGGCGTCTGCGTGTACGCGACGGCCGCGGGCGTCCGCGGGTACAGCAGTGCTCGTCCCGCGACTGCGACGCCCCCGAGTGCGGCGGCGGCGGCCAGCAGTCGCGCCCCAACCCACGTGAGTAGCGCCCGCTCGACTCTGAACGGCGCCGTCACGGCGCACGTCGCCCCGAACACCGTCGCCCCGAAGACGACGACGCCCGCGACGAGGTTCGACGGCGGAACGTCCGCGAGGGCGATACTGCTCAGCGCGACGGTCCACCACCCGAGTCCCAGTACGACTGTTCTCCCATCCCGGTGTCGCACGAGTTCCCACACCCGCGCGTCGTTCACTCCCATACGCACGAGAGAGACGTTTTAACCGACAATTAATATAGATTGCTACACGTTCACGGATACCAATACTTCAAGAACGGAGACGGAACGGAATATACGTTCTCGTTAATCAGACACTTTGCGCGTCCCCGAGCCTGACTGTCTCGGATTCGCGAAATCGGCGGAGATAAACCCCGGTCCGTACTCTGTCCGGTAGAGACCGATGCGCGAGGACGAACTGGCGACGGCGGTGGTCGAACACTTCGAGGCGGCGTTCGAGGACAGCGAGGTCCGACTCGAAGAACCGTACGACCACTACGGCAATCGGGGGTCGGTGGACGTCTACGTGCGCACGCGGACGCCCGGACGCGAGGACTACCTCGTCGAACTCAAAGCGGACCCGGCGGTCAGAATCGCCTCGGGGGCCAACGAGATTCTCCGGCAGTACCGCCGGATGGAGCGCTACTTCTACAAGGACGACGAGCACGAGATACGACGGAAACTCGCCCGCGACGGGCCGGGCGTTCACTTCCTCCTCCTCTTCGCGCCGACGGTGGCGTGCGTCGAACACGTCGGCGAACATAGACGACTGTACGAGTCGGTCACCGCCGAGACGAGCGTCGACGGCGTGCCGGCGGTCAGGAAAGTGGCGTTTCTGACGAACCTCCGTCGGGCCGACGAGGGCGAACTCGGCTTTCTGTCGGTGAACGGGGACGTGCCGTTCGACTCGGTACTGTTTCACCAGGCTATACCCTCGGGGTCACGCCTGCAGGAGGCGGTTCGAGCGGCGGAACTCGAGGAGTGACTCCGACGCTCGCGTGACTGCACCGCCCGGTACGCGCTCTCACCTAACAGCCTAGTTACCACGTTTATACGGCTCCAGCCGTTCGATTGTCGATACGGAACGCGAGCGTTCGCGCTGTGTGCTACGGCACGATTTGGGCCCGACGCACCCGGTCGCACCGTAGTCGGAAACGCTACCGCCGACGCCGAACGCGGTGCCCACGGCGGATGCACACACAGTCACGCGAGTTCCGGATCGACAACCATGAGCAACGGTGACACGACGACTGCGTCCCTGAACTCGATGTTCGAGACACTCGCGGACGCGACGCGGCGTCGCGTCCTCCTCGCACTGACCGACGACGCTCCGCTCACGGTTCGAACGCTGGCCCGACGCGTCGAACCGGACTCCCGAGTGAGTTCGACGCGGACGGTTCTCCGCCACCACCACCTCCCGAAGTTGGAGCGACACGGATTCGTCTGGTGGGACCGCGCGGACGGCACCGTCGGACGGGGGTCCAGATGGAGCGACGTTCGTTCTATCCTCGACGCCATCGAGTACCCCGCCGAGCGGACCGTTCCAGCGTAGGCCGTCACCGTCTCGGCCGCCGTCCTGCCCGCGCGCGGTGTCGACCGCTCCGTCCGGCCGACCGTCGGGCCGTCACTCCTCGTCGCGCGCGGCGAGGATGGCCGTCACCACCTCGTCGGGGTGGTCGGCGGCGACGCGGACGAGGGCGTCGTGGAACTCCCGCCCGGTCAGGTCGCGCACCTCGTGGTCGCGACGGAGCAGCGACTCGACTTCGAACTCGGCGTCGTCCATCACCGACAGCGTCTCCGGCCGGACGTAGACGCTCTTCGCCGACGTGTCCTCGAACTCGAACGCCGGACTGCCCGACGACGCGGCGTCGTCGAGCGCATCCGCCTCGTCCGTCACCCCTGCGTCGTCGCTCGTCTCCGCCGACGCCGACTCCCCCGACTCCCCGACGGGCGCTTCGGGTTCCTCTTCCT
This portion of the Halogeometricum rufum genome encodes:
- a CDS encoding spermidine synthase, whose amino-acid sequence is MSQVTARTKTLTLLGVTFVVSFCSFAYEFVYSELLTVMYGGTVTQYVITVGLYFFSLGVGAALSDDLSGDRPSNLFRTEVYLAVLAPAGFLLVVALNSVRIPQAVPSELLWVVARSPVVVVGLLSGFELPLLTRMVEDEEGDTDALVPAWASRATNLLHGGVVRVMGVFWHVERTTERRSGLSLVLAMDYVGGLFGAVVYARVLYPRLGLIPTIFVLALLNGVAALAFVARFSGEWGLFRGERRRLVGRESATLLVVCLLVTASYGVAVYEHERVDETLSSLYLEQDVEDEYAPGAMRASVVGQHTTTYQHVVEYERTWTGVGENPHFAGETERCLRLGTAVQLCDSWADSYHSGLVDVPMTRFDHDPETNVLVVGGGDYVAVDHLREYDVTVDQVDIDAEFMAYARNDSFLSKWHDDAYEYDRLTTTVADGYTYLRQTNETYDLVLLDVPGATDDDLLKLYSTEFYGAIRDRLASDGVVVTWTYAASAYGDHNKAFTNTVRDAGFTRYAPYWAWEDIDADGDVERVERFYVLAPGDRPGTNGTAFDVDRGDDYVRRHGDRYRDVRWREVPRYDGVEVNSIFDPNYDIIVD
- a CDS encoding winged helix-turn-helix domain-containing protein, which gives rise to MSNGDTTTASLNSMFETLADATRRRVLLALTDDAPLTVRTLARRVEPDSRVSSTRTVLRHHHLPKLERHGFVWWDRADGTVGRGSRWSDVRSILDAIEYPAERTVPA